From one Synechococcus sp. WH 8016 genomic stretch:
- a CDS encoding TIGR00341 family protein, which produces MPSLFQNLVGSLSGEWRLNLETQVPRNDLYKSRIASSRPTLGFFLLLICSAVIATLGLISNSTAVVIGAMIVAPLMDPILSLAFGLAISDGRLVKRSAITVIIGVLTVIGTATLFGWILDASEVNREIYSRTAPNLIDLGIAVAAAIAGSFTLTRDRLSNSIAGVAIAVALVPPLCVCGIGLSMGSEVIAVFGRGSVAGLSNQISEGSFLLFLANLIGITVASLMVFLLQRYGSIRRSWRNLLVWLGLLGLLCIPLASSLQDFSIRQNIDAQFATFKAGRVKQFEMTEKNPYLWKKVKLLYSNVRVAKSNATIELVLNAQEGLITQKVIDELHQRIITRAREDYGVDEIRVNISVIPNQIFKYNFTEGKKS; this is translated from the coding sequence ATGCCAAGCCTTTTTCAGAATCTTGTTGGGAGCCTCTCTGGTGAGTGGAGGCTGAACCTGGAGACGCAGGTCCCCAGGAACGACCTCTACAAAAGTCGCATTGCTTCTTCAAGACCAACCTTGGGTTTCTTTTTGCTGCTGATCTGTTCAGCGGTGATTGCAACGCTCGGATTGATCTCCAACAGCACCGCGGTGGTGATCGGCGCCATGATCGTTGCCCCGTTGATGGATCCAATCCTGAGCCTGGCCTTTGGCCTGGCGATTTCTGACGGGCGATTGGTGAAACGCTCCGCCATCACGGTAATCATTGGCGTTCTCACTGTGATTGGCACGGCAACGCTGTTTGGCTGGATCCTTGATGCCAGTGAGGTGAATCGAGAGATCTACAGCCGAACCGCACCCAACCTGATCGACCTCGGCATTGCAGTAGCTGCAGCCATCGCCGGATCATTCACATTGACCCGTGATCGGTTATCCAATTCGATTGCAGGGGTTGCCATAGCGGTGGCCCTGGTGCCACCGCTATGCGTGTGCGGGATCGGACTGAGCATGGGCTCAGAAGTCATTGCGGTGTTCGGTCGGGGAAGCGTTGCTGGACTCAGCAATCAGATCTCAGAAGGTTCTTTTTTACTCTTCCTGGCCAACCTAATTGGCATCACCGTGGCCAGCTTGATGGTGTTCTTGCTGCAGCGCTATGGCTCCATTCGCCGCAGCTGGCGCAACTTACTGGTTTGGTTAGGACTCCTTGGCCTGCTGTGCATTCCCCTAGCATCATCACTCCAAGACTTCAGCATTCGCCAAAACATTGACGCTCAATTTGCCACCTTTAAAGCGGGGCGAGTGAAGCAATTTGAAATGACCGAGAAGAATCCATATCTCTGGAAAAAAGTAAAACTGCTCTACAGCAATGTTCGCGTTGCTAAAAGCAATGCCACCATTGAGCTTGTCCTCAATGCCCAAGAAGGGCTGATCACACAAAAGGTCATCGACGAACTCCACCAGCGCATCATCACAAGAGCAAGGGAGGATTACGGCGTAGACGAAATCCGAGTTAATATTAGTGTTATTCCAAATCAAATCTTCAAATACAACTTCACCGAAGGCAAGAAATCATGA
- a CDS encoding TVP38/TMEM64 family protein — protein MSWFEPLMLWLRSPLGGLVFIPLYAVWVTLLLPGVWASMLAGALYGTWWGSLIVFVGACLGAEAAFLLGRYWLRNWTSQRLTHYPKLQAVERAVSREGLKLVLLTRLSPAFPFSLLNLVYGLSEVSLRDYSIGLIGILPGTILFCALGALAGDAARFGEVLAGEASAQAWILRVVGVLATVAVVWVVGRAAQRALADEQTNFS, from the coding sequence ATGTCCTGGTTTGAGCCATTGATGCTGTGGCTGCGCTCTCCTTTGGGTGGACTGGTCTTTATCCCGCTCTATGCGGTTTGGGTGACGCTGTTGCTTCCAGGGGTATGGGCTTCGATGTTGGCTGGAGCTCTTTATGGCACCTGGTGGGGCAGCCTGATTGTGTTTGTGGGGGCCTGTCTCGGCGCAGAGGCCGCGTTCCTGCTCGGCCGATATTGGTTGCGAAATTGGACGAGCCAGCGTTTGACGCACTATCCAAAGCTTCAAGCTGTAGAGAGGGCCGTCAGCCGAGAAGGGCTCAAGCTTGTGCTGTTGACGCGTCTATCTCCAGCGTTTCCGTTCTCGTTGCTGAATTTGGTTTATGGCCTAAGTGAGGTGAGCTTGCGTGATTACAGCATCGGTTTAATTGGCATTCTCCCAGGCACGATTTTGTTTTGCGCCTTGGGTGCGCTGGCCGGTGATGCGGCTCGTTTTGGTGAGGTGCTTGCTGGAGAAGCCTCAGCACAGGCTTGGATCTTGAGAGTGGTAGGCGTTTTGGCCACAGTCGCCGTTGTTTGGGTGGTTGGCCGCGCAGCGCAGCGCGCTCTGGCAGATGAACAAACCAACTTTTCTTAA
- a CDS encoding mechanosensitive ion channel family protein produces the protein MSWLAYLNRGTVLLQLLLVGLVMVAEKRGALRRRVEHRLLPEHIRVLIGPILLLMSAVLFLLVGLPWGLLRYFGLLWLGWMLFTPLKALLLRINKKFPVDELESTFLRPVYVIVATMSFIRLMGSTENLAQTPVANLFGVELTLGRIYVAIIAIYVIMTLSSRPATFLAWLSGVLFGVRPRNRRGLELLFRYSVIIIGIIGVAYFIGIDGTAFIAIAGGLSVGIGFGVKEIISNFISSIWLLFEGSVRPGEILMINGDPCTVRKLGLRATQLRRGRDGAELLIPNQNFFTQEATSFTATETSRRDSVVVGAAYEHDPDIIVELLKTIAKEHKKVLEYPPVNAFVIDFAESSINYKVLFWVSNPLDAFEVGSDIRRTIWKQFEQKEITIPFPQRQVYPMEWPPSLQQSLHSAGSGGVMPQGIQPELTGSDEEPHSKA, from the coding sequence TTGAGCTGGCTCGCCTATCTCAACCGCGGCACCGTTCTTCTCCAACTGCTGTTGGTTGGCCTTGTGATGGTCGCGGAGAAACGCGGGGCCCTTCGACGGAGAGTGGAGCACAGGCTGCTTCCCGAACACATCCGAGTGCTGATCGGGCCCATTCTCCTCTTAATGAGTGCAGTCCTTTTCCTCCTGGTGGGCTTGCCATGGGGATTACTGCGCTATTTCGGACTTCTCTGGCTGGGCTGGATGCTATTTACACCCCTAAAGGCACTGCTTTTAAGGATCAACAAGAAATTTCCAGTTGACGAATTAGAAAGCACATTTTTAAGACCCGTCTACGTCATTGTCGCCACCATGTCTTTCATCAGACTGATGGGAAGCACAGAAAACTTGGCGCAAACTCCCGTCGCAAATTTATTTGGTGTTGAACTAACGCTGGGAAGAATTTACGTGGCAATCATTGCCATCTACGTCATCATGACGCTTTCCTCGAGGCCTGCAACGTTTCTGGCATGGCTTAGTGGGGTGCTGTTTGGAGTCCGCCCCAGAAACAGACGGGGATTAGAGCTCCTGTTCCGCTACAGCGTGATCATCATTGGCATCATCGGAGTGGCTTACTTCATCGGCATCGACGGCACAGCATTCATTGCCATCGCCGGTGGACTGTCGGTTGGAATCGGCTTTGGAGTGAAAGAAATCATCTCCAATTTCATCAGCAGCATCTGGCTGCTGTTTGAAGGGTCAGTACGCCCCGGAGAAATTTTGATGATCAACGGCGACCCCTGCACGGTGCGCAAACTGGGGCTGAGGGCCACTCAACTAAGGCGTGGACGCGATGGAGCTGAACTATTAATCCCGAATCAGAACTTCTTCACGCAAGAGGCCACATCCTTCACCGCAACAGAAACATCCAGACGTGACAGCGTAGTGGTTGGTGCCGCCTATGAGCACGATCCAGATATCATCGTTGAGCTATTAAAAACAATTGCGAAAGAGCACAAAAAAGTTTTAGAATACCCACCAGTTAATGCATTTGTAATCGACTTTGCAGAGTCTTCGATTAATTACAAGGTTCTCTTTTGGGTTTCCAACCCCCTCGATGCATTTGAAGTTGGCAGTGATATACGCCGAACAATCTGGAAGCAATTTGAACAGAAAGAAATCACCATTCCTTTCCCACAACGTCAGGTCTACCCAATGGAGTGGCCACCAAGCCTTCAACAAAGCCTGCACTCAGCTGGAAGCGGAGGTGTAATGCCGCAAGGCATACAACCAGAATTGACGGGCAGCGACGAAGAACCCCACAGCAAGGCCTAA
- a CDS encoding ABC-2 family transporter protein: MRIFGLNRKIIRVLLGTEYAHMLEYRAEIALWALSGVLPFIMLSLWNGSDARGALGMDGVGLDRYFLSAFLVRQFSVVWMIYAFEEDALSGRLSPYLLQPLHPLWRYVASHLGEQLTRLPFAAAITAIFFLIQPKAVWLPSLGHFVLAWLATWMAFSIAFLMQSLIASLCFWSEKASALERLLFIPFLFLSGLLAPLTAFPPLVRRLAQWTPFPYLIDFPARVLAEQPVDLLAGFAIQLAWIVLLLPLVLLLWRAGVRRYSAMGA; the protein is encoded by the coding sequence ATGCGGATTTTTGGACTCAATCGCAAGATTATTCGGGTTTTGTTAGGCACGGAATACGCCCATATGTTGGAATATCGCGCCGAAATTGCTCTTTGGGCTCTTTCCGGTGTTCTTCCTTTCATCATGCTCAGCCTTTGGAATGGCAGCGATGCTCGTGGAGCGTTGGGGATGGATGGAGTGGGCCTTGATCGTTATTTCTTGAGCGCCTTTTTAGTGCGCCAGTTTTCAGTGGTTTGGATGATTTATGCCTTTGAAGAGGATGCTCTCTCTGGGAGATTGTCTCCTTATCTTCTTCAGCCACTCCATCCGCTCTGGCGTTATGTGGCGAGTCATCTTGGCGAGCAGCTCACGCGTTTGCCTTTTGCTGCGGCCATCACCGCGATTTTCTTCTTGATACAGCCCAAGGCCGTTTGGTTGCCATCCTTGGGTCACTTTGTGCTGGCTTGGTTGGCCACATGGATGGCCTTCTCGATTGCTTTTCTGATGCAAAGCCTGATTGCTTCTCTTTGCTTTTGGAGTGAGAAGGCCAGTGCTCTTGAGCGCTTGTTGTTCATCCCTTTTCTGTTCTTGTCTGGGCTGCTGGCTCCTCTTACCGCTTTTCCACCCCTGGTTCGCAGGTTGGCCCAGTGGACGCCGTTCCCCTATCTGATTGACTTTCCGGCGCGTGTCTTAGCGGAACAGCCTGTGGACTTGTTGGCTGGATTTGCGATTCAATTGGCTTGGATTGTGTTGCTTTTGCCGCTGGTCCTGCTGCTTTGGCGCGCTGGGGTTCGGCGTTACAGCGCGATGGGGGCCTGA
- a CDS encoding mechanosensitive ion channel family protein has protein sequence MGWLGRLIANNVAWLDGSNALKLSATITILAVMWALHRLGHAVMETRRFERWLHMDDPKDRAMAISFIGRIFTILILVIGAGALMIAYGVPATALAALGGGAGVGLAFGTQNISQNFFSGFMLFFNRPFKEGDWISTDGLEGTVEHIGWYHTRLRTFERRPMYIPNAVFATNSIVNPGQMYNRRILANIGLRYEDIPAMDTITKQVRALLKNHNAIDNDQIILVHFNAWESSSLNLQVYCFTKTTVWQDYLDIQQEIFLEIANIVKANNADFAFDCTTLYPAPNLKPEQLFPAS, from the coding sequence TTGGGCTGGCTAGGACGTCTCATCGCCAACAACGTTGCATGGCTGGACGGCAGCAACGCTTTAAAACTCTCCGCCACCATCACGATCCTCGCCGTCATGTGGGCGTTGCACCGATTGGGCCATGCCGTCATGGAAACCAGGCGGTTTGAGCGATGGCTCCATATGGACGACCCGAAAGATCGGGCAATGGCCATCAGCTTTATCGGGCGGATCTTCACGATCTTGATTCTCGTGATTGGTGCTGGTGCGTTGATGATCGCTTACGGCGTTCCTGCCACAGCCCTCGCGGCCTTGGGCGGCGGTGCAGGAGTCGGCCTGGCCTTCGGAACTCAAAACATCTCCCAAAACTTCTTTTCCGGCTTCATGTTGTTCTTTAACCGCCCCTTTAAGGAAGGCGACTGGATCAGCACGGACGGCCTGGAAGGAACGGTTGAACATATCGGCTGGTATCACACACGTCTACGGACATTTGAGCGACGACCGATGTATATCCCCAACGCAGTATTCGCCACAAACAGCATCGTCAATCCTGGGCAAATGTATAACCGCAGGATCCTGGCAAATATTGGCTTGCGCTATGAAGACATCCCTGCAATGGATACCATCACCAAACAAGTACGCGCACTTCTAAAAAACCACAACGCCATTGACAATGATCAAATCATCTTGGTTCACTTCAACGCATGGGAAAGCTCATCACTCAATCTTCAAGTTTACTGTTTTACTAAAACCACCGTTTGGCAGGACTACTTAGACATCCAGCAGGAGATTTTTCTGGAAATTGCAAACATCGTGAAGGCAAACAATGCCGACTTTGCTTTCGACTGCACCACCCTTTATCCAGCACCCAACCTGAAACCAGAGCAGTTATTCCCCGCATCCTGA
- a CDS encoding ATP-binding cassette domain-containing protein, whose product MIEVQGLSKTYRVADKQPGLGGTLQHFMRRRHRDVQAVSDVCFSIAAGEMVGFLGANGAGKTTTLKMLCGLIYPSAGQVVVAGHQPQKRHPDFLRRITLVMGQKQQLLWDLPPMDSLRVNAAVYGISDRDAKRRISELSDLLELGEELTRPVRKLSLGQRMKAELLAALLHQPDVLFLDEPTLGLDVNAQSRVRQFLADYNQKTGATVLLTSHYMADITALCPRVLLIHQGHLFHDGPLDRLAARLAPERHVRLELASPVGAEAFAGLGRLDRCCDCEVNLRVQPHELTAVVAQLLERFEVRDLEVNDPPIDQLIGDLFRQGSL is encoded by the coding sequence GTGATCGAGGTTCAGGGCCTCAGCAAGACTTACCGAGTTGCTGATAAGCAACCGGGTTTGGGTGGAACCTTGCAGCACTTCATGCGCCGGCGTCACCGTGACGTTCAAGCCGTGAGCGACGTCTGTTTCAGCATTGCTGCGGGAGAGATGGTGGGATTTCTTGGTGCCAATGGCGCCGGGAAAACCACCACTTTGAAAATGTTGTGTGGGTTGATCTACCCCAGTGCTGGTCAGGTGGTCGTTGCAGGTCATCAGCCGCAAAAGCGTCATCCTGATTTTCTGCGTCGGATCACTCTGGTGATGGGCCAGAAGCAGCAGTTGTTGTGGGATCTGCCGCCGATGGATTCCTTGAGGGTGAATGCTGCTGTTTATGGCATTAGTGATCGGGATGCCAAGCGCCGCATTTCCGAGCTGTCGGATTTATTGGAGTTGGGAGAGGAGCTCACGCGTCCCGTTCGCAAGCTGTCGTTGGGCCAGCGCATGAAAGCTGAGCTTCTCGCTGCCTTGCTTCACCAGCCGGATGTTTTGTTTCTTGATGAGCCCACCCTTGGTCTGGATGTGAATGCGCAGTCGAGAGTGCGGCAGTTTTTGGCTGATTACAACCAAAAAACCGGTGCCACTGTGCTGCTCACGAGCCATTACATGGCCGATATCACGGCCCTTTGTCCGCGTGTGTTGTTGATTCATCAGGGGCATTTGTTCCATGACGGCCCGCTTGATCGCTTGGCGGCTCGGCTCGCACCCGAGCGTCATGTTCGTTTGGAACTTGCTTCACCCGTTGGGGCTGAGGCGTTTGCTGGTCTTGGCCGGCTCGATCGTTGCTGCGACTGCGAAGTGAACTTGCGTGTGCAGCCCCATGAGCTCACGGCTGTGGTGGCTCAGTTGTTGGAACGCTTTGAGGTCCGTGATCTTGAGGTGAATGATCCCCCGATCGACCAGCTGATTGGTGATTTGTTTCGCCAGGGAAGCTTGTAA
- a CDS encoding DUF1269 domain-containing protein, with product MSNLVVVGFPKAQEAEEVRRELVTIQQEHLIALEDAVVLEHGEDGHVHLRQAINMTAAGAMGGSFWGLLIGLVFANPLLGLAVGAGAGAASGSLNDMGINDNFLKELAETLPVGSAALALLVREATPDRVIERLRRHAPHARLIHTNLSHTDEDLLKEQLERARRQAEGLRLG from the coding sequence ATGAGCAATTTGGTGGTTGTGGGCTTTCCAAAAGCTCAAGAAGCGGAGGAGGTGCGCCGCGAGCTGGTCACGATCCAACAAGAGCATTTGATTGCTCTTGAGGATGCCGTGGTGCTTGAGCATGGAGAAGACGGCCATGTGCACTTGCGTCAGGCGATCAACATGACGGCGGCTGGAGCGATGGGAGGAAGCTTCTGGGGTCTGTTGATCGGTTTGGTTTTTGCCAACCCGTTGCTAGGTCTCGCCGTGGGTGCGGGGGCTGGTGCCGCCTCTGGATCGCTCAATGACATGGGCATCAATGACAACTTTTTGAAAGAGCTCGCGGAAACCCTTCCTGTGGGCAGCGCTGCTTTGGCGTTGTTAGTGAGAGAGGCCACGCCCGATCGTGTGATTGAGCGTCTACGTCGCCATGCGCCCCATGCCCGGTTGATCCACACCAACCTCAGCCATACCGATGAAGACCTGCTGAAGGAGCAACTCGAGCGGGCACGCCGGCAGGCCGAAGGCCTCAGGTTGGGTTGA
- the ligA gene encoding NAD-dependent DNA ligase LigA, with the protein MSGSQPVRSSSSSRWRAEELRRLLNRAAHAYYVLDAPVMEDPVYDQLYKELQELEHQDSALVSADSPTQRVGGRLSEGFSSVRHRIPLFSLDNAFNHDELHGWYGRLLKVLDRAPAEGSPQPALAMVGELKIDGNALALSYENGVLVRAATRGDGEQGEEITANVRTIGSIPLRLHIEPAPAWVEVRGEAFIPDATFQAINNERLSRAESLFANPRNACAGTLRQLDPTVVASRRLDFFAYTLQLPDDWQGRRPLTQWDALQWLGDAGFKVNPNAGLLPDLPSVEQFFDTWDTERRQLNYATDGVVVKLNDLRLQDAAGFTQKAPRWAIALKYPAEEAPTKILRISCQVGRTGVITPVAEFEPVLLAGTSVSRASLHNADRLVELDLHNGDTIVVRKAGEIIPEVVRVLPELRPALAQPVELPKTCPACGSSLVRESSEAATRCINSSCPAILRGALRHWVSKGAMDVDGLGSKLIEQLVDRGLVQSIADLYRLDMALLGSLERMGAKSAENLIQALEASRSQGWAKQLYGLGIHHVGEVNAKAITAAFSDADSLNQAACQAPESITAIFGIGHEIAQSLQQWFSNPANQQLLDALRSLGFSLSLNEEEQTRANATASNQQLTGSTFVLTGTLPTLTRSQAKEQIEACGGKVSGSVSKKTSYLVAGDEAGSKLSKAQALGVSILDETALLNMLRESS; encoded by the coding sequence TTGAGTGGGTCGCAGCCGGTTAGATCGTCCAGCAGCTCTCGATGGCGAGCAGAGGAATTGCGGCGCCTGCTCAACCGAGCGGCACACGCCTATTACGTCCTCGACGCTCCGGTCATGGAAGATCCGGTGTACGACCAGCTCTACAAGGAGCTTCAAGAGCTAGAGCACCAAGATTCAGCCTTGGTGAGTGCAGACAGCCCAACCCAGCGCGTGGGTGGGCGCCTATCGGAAGGCTTCAGCAGCGTGCGCCACAGGATTCCCCTGTTCAGCCTCGACAACGCGTTTAACCACGACGAGCTCCATGGCTGGTATGGCCGATTGCTCAAGGTGCTGGATCGCGCTCCCGCCGAAGGATCTCCCCAACCGGCCCTGGCCATGGTGGGAGAACTCAAAATCGACGGCAACGCCCTTGCCCTGAGTTATGAAAACGGCGTCCTGGTTCGGGCGGCAACGCGCGGAGACGGAGAACAGGGAGAAGAGATCACCGCCAACGTGCGCACCATCGGCTCCATTCCCTTGCGCTTGCACATCGAACCGGCACCAGCCTGGGTGGAAGTGCGTGGCGAGGCCTTCATCCCCGATGCCACCTTTCAGGCCATCAACAACGAACGCCTAAGCCGCGCCGAATCACTGTTTGCCAATCCCCGCAATGCCTGCGCTGGAACGTTGCGCCAACTGGATCCAACCGTGGTGGCCTCGAGACGGCTGGACTTTTTCGCCTACACACTGCAACTGCCGGACGATTGGCAAGGACGACGACCACTCACCCAATGGGATGCCCTGCAATGGCTGGGAGATGCGGGATTCAAGGTGAACCCCAATGCGGGTTTATTGCCAGACCTTCCATCGGTGGAGCAGTTCTTCGACACCTGGGACACAGAGCGCCGGCAGCTCAATTACGCCACTGACGGTGTGGTGGTGAAGCTCAATGATTTACGGCTGCAGGATGCAGCGGGATTCACCCAAAAAGCACCACGCTGGGCGATTGCGCTCAAGTACCCAGCAGAAGAAGCGCCCACCAAGATCCTCAGGATCAGCTGTCAGGTGGGACGCACCGGGGTGATCACCCCAGTGGCGGAATTCGAGCCTGTGCTCTTGGCCGGCACGAGCGTTAGCCGGGCCAGCCTTCACAACGCCGACAGGCTGGTGGAACTGGACCTCCACAACGGCGACACCATTGTGGTGCGCAAGGCAGGAGAGATCATCCCGGAAGTGGTGCGGGTGTTGCCGGAGCTACGGCCTGCGCTGGCCCAACCCGTGGAGCTCCCCAAGACCTGTCCAGCCTGCGGATCCAGCCTTGTGCGCGAAAGCAGCGAAGCCGCCACGCGCTGCATCAACAGCAGCTGCCCCGCGATCCTGCGGGGTGCCCTGCGCCACTGGGTCAGCAAGGGGGCCATGGATGTGGATGGTCTGGGCAGCAAGCTCATTGAGCAACTGGTGGATCGAGGCCTCGTCCAATCGATTGCAGACCTGTATCGCCTCGACATGGCCTTGCTTGGCAGCCTGGAGCGCATGGGCGCAAAAAGCGCCGAGAATTTAATTCAGGCGTTGGAAGCATCCCGCTCTCAAGGATGGGCCAAACAGCTCTATGGCCTCGGAATCCATCACGTTGGAGAGGTGAACGCCAAGGCGATTACCGCTGCTTTTTCCGATGCAGACAGCCTGAATCAAGCGGCTTGTCAAGCACCAGAGAGCATCACCGCCATCTTTGGCATCGGCCATGAAATTGCCCAAAGTTTGCAGCAGTGGTTTTCCAACCCAGCCAATCAACAGCTCCTCGATGCATTGCGCAGCCTCGGATTCAGCCTGTCTCTCAATGAGGAGGAACAAACGCGAGCCAACGCGACGGCCTCCAACCAGCAGCTCACGGGTTCCACCTTTGTACTGACCGGCACCTTGCCCACACTCACCCGCTCTCAGGCCAAAGAACAAATCGAGGCCTGCGGAGGGAAAGTATCAGGATCCGTGAGTAAAAAAACCAGCTATCTCGTGGCAGGCGACGAGGCGGGAAGCAAGCTCAGCAAAGCCCAGGCGCTGGGGGTCAGCATCCTTGATGAAACCGCCCTGCTGAACATGCTGAGAGAATCCTCTTAA
- a CDS encoding ABC transporter permease: MGRYFKSLRRFWGTAVASQLEYQLNIVIELVAVGLSLLGSLFMLSLFFGPGRALGGWSWHEALIVQGFYTVLDGMASTWLRPNLSSIVTHVREGTLDFVLLKPIDSQFWLSLRTISPAGLPEIVLGLFLVIWGGHQAGASLSAGGIALVLLMLLAGGLILYSLWFLIAATSIWFVKTWNATEVLRAVLASGRYPVAAYPAPLRLLFTLVIPVAFLTTVPAEVVLGRASASMLWLGLGLAVGFFVAARQFWLYALRHYTSASS, encoded by the coding sequence ATGGGGCGTTATTTCAAAAGTCTGCGGCGATTTTGGGGAACGGCAGTGGCTTCGCAGTTGGAGTATCAACTCAACATTGTGATTGAGCTCGTTGCCGTTGGCTTGAGTTTGCTTGGCAGCCTGTTCATGCTGTCTCTTTTTTTTGGACCAGGACGGGCTTTGGGTGGGTGGAGCTGGCACGAAGCCTTAATTGTTCAGGGTTTTTATACGGTTCTCGATGGGATGGCCAGCACCTGGTTACGCCCCAACCTCTCGTCGATCGTGACCCATGTACGCGAAGGCACGCTGGATTTTGTGCTGCTAAAGCCGATTGATAGTCAGTTCTGGTTGTCACTGCGGACCATCTCGCCAGCCGGGTTGCCGGAGATTGTTCTGGGGTTGTTCTTGGTGATTTGGGGCGGACATCAGGCTGGTGCTTCCTTGTCGGCGGGAGGCATTGCACTGGTGTTGTTGATGCTCTTGGCTGGTGGACTGATTCTGTATTCGCTTTGGTTTCTGATTGCAGCGACCAGTATTTGGTTTGTGAAAACCTGGAATGCAACGGAGGTTTTGCGAGCTGTGTTGGCGTCAGGCCGCTATCCGGTAGCGGCCTATCCAGCTCCTTTGCGTTTGTTGTTTACCTTGGTGATTCCGGTGGCCTTTCTGACAACAGTTCCGGCTGAAGTTGTGCTGGGCCGAGCAAGTGCATCCATGCTGTGGCTGGGATTAGGCCTTGCTGTGGGGTTCTTCGTCGCTGCCCGTCAATTCTGGTTGTATGCCTTGCGGCATTACACCTCCGCTTCCAGCTGA
- a CDS encoding ABC transporter substrate-binding protein, which translates to MTDGRRSIVLKVAQASNENEQRSPDRFEAERKISKDFQQQLKEMQPGIKLHPSIYPEESLEKELKVQTNSGLGPDLVIADSNQALNLLALGLTEPIQLTKERQNLINPAALERVKTASGSLAGQPISQYLQLACFDKRKLKKAPTTLKELSEASGKGTIFGMVTNLQDLYWSLGSFGAGEALATSLAGKKATVAAHARLTEWMRWLKASSYQQNIVFLPNQAALRKALIQGDMHWISCWSSQLPQLREELKEHLGIAPLPNGDFGRATPITRLQVWALGKNSSKRQRAASLNLLNFMVQPWAQKPMPSNTERAIQSIQPRH; encoded by the coding sequence ATGACCGATGGCCGAAGGTCGATCGTGTTGAAGGTGGCTCAAGCAAGCAATGAAAACGAACAACGCTCCCCCGATCGTTTTGAAGCAGAGCGGAAGATCAGCAAAGATTTTCAACAGCAATTAAAAGAAATGCAGCCTGGGATCAAGCTGCATCCTTCGATTTATCCCGAGGAGTCTCTCGAGAAGGAGTTGAAAGTTCAAACCAATAGCGGCCTAGGACCAGACCTCGTGATTGCAGATAGCAATCAAGCCTTGAACCTTTTGGCCTTGGGCCTAACCGAGCCGATCCAGCTGACGAAAGAGCGTCAGAACTTGATTAATCCTGCAGCCCTAGAGCGCGTTAAAACAGCCAGCGGATCTTTAGCGGGACAACCGATCTCGCAGTATCTCCAGCTGGCTTGCTTCGATAAACGCAAGCTCAAAAAAGCACCAACAACCCTCAAGGAGCTGTCCGAGGCCAGTGGCAAAGGCACGATTTTTGGAATGGTCACCAACCTCCAAGATCTTTACTGGAGCCTCGGCAGTTTCGGGGCTGGAGAAGCGTTAGCCACTTCGTTAGCAGGCAAGAAAGCCACTGTGGCGGCCCATGCACGACTCACTGAATGGATGCGTTGGCTCAAGGCCTCCAGCTATCAGCAAAATATTGTGTTTTTACCAAATCAAGCCGCCCTTCGAAAGGCGCTCATCCAAGGCGACATGCATTGGATCAGCTGTTGGAGTTCCCAGCTACCGCAACTCCGTGAAGAGCTCAAAGAGCATCTCGGCATCGCCCCGTTGCCCAATGGAGACTTTGGTCGTGCAACACCGATCACACGCTTGCAGGTCTGGGCACTTGGCAAAAATTCAAGCAAACGTCAACGGGCCGCAAGTCTGAACTTGCTGAATTTCATGGTGCAACCCTGGGCCCAAAAACCTATGCCCTCAAATACCGAACGGGCTATCCAGTCAATCCAGCCGCGGCACTGA
- a CDS encoding SprT family zinc-dependent metalloprotease, whose protein sequence is MPLEPLLPLFHRLNREHFDGGLVRGTGPLVSLRWSDGRMRKTAGFYRRGPAVAPPLGREIVLSKPLLDPLPRSATESTLCHEMIHAWVDLVLGQRESHGPCFRAQMEAINASQTRFKVSIRHRFPVQQSPPRWIAICPICEQRTPYRRRVRQAACRLCCDRHHDGHWHVSCLLSYVPAPAQD, encoded by the coding sequence ATGCCCCTCGAGCCACTGCTGCCTTTGTTTCACAGGCTTAATCGAGAACATTTCGATGGCGGCCTGGTGCGGGGCACGGGCCCCCTGGTCTCCTTGCGCTGGAGTGATGGGCGGATGCGCAAGACGGCGGGCTTTTATCGCCGCGGGCCGGCGGTTGCACCGCCTCTTGGTCGGGAGATTGTGCTCTCAAAACCCTTGCTGGATCCCTTGCCACGGTCCGCCACCGAGAGCACCCTCTGTCACGAAATGATCCATGCCTGGGTGGACCTGGTCTTGGGGCAACGGGAGAGTCATGGCCCTTGCTTTCGGGCCCAGATGGAGGCGATTAATGCGTCTCAAACTCGATTCAAGGTGAGCATTCGCCATCGTTTTCCGGTTCAGCAAAGCCCCCCGCGTTGGATTGCCATCTGTCCGATCTGTGAACAGCGGACTCCCTATCGGCGCCGGGTCAGGCAAGCGGCTTGCAGGTTGTGCTGTGATCGGCATCATGACGGTCACTGGCATGTGAGTTGTCTACTCAGCTATGTACCTGCCCCCGCTCAGGATTGA